ATTTATACTCATTGTAGAAGAATCCCCTATCATTACAATTTTCGGATCACATTCATAAACTAGCTCAACAACAGTTTTTAAAAACTCTAAATCTGTTGAAGCAGGAAAAGGATCGGCCGTATTAAAATTCGGCTTTAGTAAAACTGTCTCTCCCGGATTTATAAAATTTTTAAAGCCGCCTATTTCACTAACGGCTGCCAAAACAGAACTTTTTAAATTCTCACTAACTTTTATTTTGCTTACTTTTTCTATTTCCATAGATTAATATATTTTACCAAAAAAATATCATTTTTATAAATAAAAAGACCCTTTGTTTAATCTCGCGGGTCTTTGGGTCTTCTACGAGGGCCTTCGAAAGAACGAAGGATTGTTCAGGTCTTCTCTGTATCCTTTAGATAGATCGAGAGGCATTCTGAACATTGTCTGGATCTGGGAAGATCAAAAAACGCTTCTTTTGGCAAGATAAAAGCGTCTTTTCTTCGATTACCACACACGACATCCGTGTCTGGAAACCAAAGATGGATCTTCTTTTTTCCCTCTTCTACCTCCTGTGACTGTGGTTCTTGCGATCTTTTCCTTTTCCTACTTAAGAATCTCAATACTTAACCTCCTTCTTTTCCTTCCAGAAGACTTTCGCCTTCCTTCCTTAGTTCCTCTGAAATCTCAAACAGTCCGTATGATACTTCGCATAGAATCTGAATCATAGCTCCCAGCTCTTTTGGGCTTTGAATCTTTTCGGGAATTTCCATCACGAGCTCGTGGAGCTCAACATACATTCCCAAAAACCTGGATAACCTTTCTTTTTCTGCTTCCTCGTTTCCTTCTTTGCCCATGCTTGATGCTATCTTTTCCGAAATCTCTCGCAGTCTCTTCCTCATCTCTTCCACTGCTTCTTTTAAGTCGGGATTAAGATTCCTCGTCCTAAAAGAATGAAGAAAGATTATGTTATCTTTTCCCATTTATATCAGCTCTCCTTCCTGACTAGCCTTTTATGTTCTGCCCTATTATGCCATAAAATAAAGATATTTTCAACCCAAACCAAAAACAAACCATAACCAATATGGCTATCTCTATTTATTTTTAGTGTGAAATTTTCTTAAAAATTTTTTTCTAACAACTCAAAAAAATCTTTGTCGAGCACATCATAAGCCTCTCTATTAAGATGAGAATCATATTTATCTACTGCAAATCTTTCTTTTAAATTACCCGAATTATCAACTAAATTATTATAGAAATCAAAAATAATTATATCTTCGGGATATTTCTTTTCTAATTCAAGCAACCATTTGTTGTATTGTTTATGGTTCCATTTCAAGTATGAATCTGTTTCTGCCGCAACCCTAGGTAAAGCATTTCCAATTATTAGTTTTAATCCTTTATTCTTGGCAATTCTATAAACTTCCTCTATGTATTTTTTGTTTTCTTTTAAATTATTATTTGCCTCTTCTTTTGAACCTCCATGAAAATCAACAAAACAAAATTTAAAAAAAGCTACTGGTTTTTCATTTGCTGAAAGGTCGTTTATATATTCTTCAAAACTGGAAGCAATATCTGGCGGTTCATAAAGGCCTTTATATTCTAAAACATAACCTTTTCTCTTCGCCGGCGTTTGAACATCTGACCCCCAGTATTCAAACCACCCTGCCATAACCGAACGTCCAAACATCCAAACATTTTTTTGTTGCGTTTTTTCTGAAGTTTCCGTTGGCTCTGCCGTCACAGTCGGCTCTGTCTCTAAAGCTTCTTTTTCTCCTGGTGCTCTTTGTTTGTAAATATAAAATCCCAACGCAATAAAAATAATTAACAATGCCACAATGATTAAAAATATTTTTGTTCTCTCCATATTTTTATATTATTTATCTACTAAGTGACGACCTTTGCTTTGCACATAAAGTTGTTGAATTTCATGGGCTGTTAGGGCACGATTATAAATTTGTACTTCATCTATCCACCCATCCCAATAACCTACCTTAAAAGCCCTTCCAATATCAAAAGTTGTATTTAATATTTGAGCATTTAGGGTTTGATTTCCTGGTATCTGTTGCTCTCCGTTTATATACAAAAAAATTTTGCTCCCATTCCAAGAAAAAATAATATTATTCCAACCCGATTTAAAGTCAAAATTTGATATTGAAATTCCATTTGTACCCGCACCACTACATATCATTGTTCTTAAGGTACGAGATGAATTAGTACCATACCAATCAATTGAGTATGCAATACCAGAAATTGATCCATTCGCAGTTTTGGAAATAATACCCCTATAAGCGGTTGAAGTAGAATCGCTTGGGTAG
This region of Candidatus Paceibacterota bacterium genomic DNA includes:
- a CDS encoding prepilin-type N-terminal cleavage/methylation domain-containing protein produces the protein MDRKEKSFTLLELLVVIAIIAILAGVVIASVVDLRQRAKESKGMQFSQNIRTTLSNELTGEWNFDDSVNPGRDSSDYDNNCTVTGATSADGKVRTALRFIPNQFLDCGIKEEFNLTSTGTINVWAKSNRNYPSDSTSTAYRGIISKTANGSISGIAYSIDWYGTNSSRTLRTMICSGAGTNGISISNFDFKSGWNNIIFSWNGSKIFLYINGEQQIPGNQTLNAQILNTTFDIGRAFKVGYWDGWIDEVQIYNRALTAHEIQQLYVQSKGRHLVDK